In Gadus chalcogrammus isolate NIFS_2021 chromosome 13, NIFS_Gcha_1.0, whole genome shotgun sequence, a single genomic region encodes these proteins:
- the LOC130402172 gene encoding SUZ domain-containing protein 1-like, translated as MDDEEIADSWEEAADSGEIERRLEAKLKISREAKKSSLSSGSSVVRTGVVIQDDSLPAAPPPQIRILKRPSNNGMMGNPSSSRPSQQMKSLAQREAEYAEARRRILGSASSDDAPQDKPSQDRHARVSGQQPPAEPVCPNAHVIRQPSGPDGTSGFRFCR; from the exons ATGGACGATGAAGAGATTGCAGATAGCTGGGAAGAAGCGGCGGACAGCGGG GAAATAGAGAGAAGACTCGAGGCAAAGCTGAAAATAAGTCGAGAAGCAAA GAAATCCAGCTTGAGTTCAGGAAGCTCAGTCGTGCGTACTGGTGTTGTAATCCAGGACGACTCGCTAcctgcagcacctccaccacaaatCCGCATTCTCAAGCGTCCTTCAAACAACGGCATGATGGGAAATCCTTCATCCTCTCGACCCTCACAGCAGATGAAGTCTCTCGCCCAGCGAGAAGCTGAGTATGCAGAGGCCAGGAGGAGGATTCTGGGGAGTGCAAGCTCTGACGACGCCCCCCAGGACAAACCATCTCAAGACAG GCATGCTCGAGTTAGTGGTCAGCAGCCACCAGCAGAACCAGTCTGTCCAAACGCTCATGTGATCCGTCAACCCTCCGGGCCGGACGGTACTTCCGGCTTCCGCTTCTGCAGATAA
- the slc25a34 gene encoding solute carrier family 25 member 34 encodes MTSTPLMKYSPKDSAFMAPPGVSGVLLTSSPTPPAVWPPLDFALGALACCGACVFTNPLEVVKTRLQLQGELQAWGSYQRHYRGALQALWMVARTDGIRGLQKGLSVGLMYQGLMNGVRLGSYSYCEASGFTSVHGGSLLSGAAAGALGAFIASPAYLVKTHLQAQTVQTIAVGHQHNHQGVSSAFATIYRREGIIGLWRGVNGAVPRVMVGSAAQLATFSSAKEWVSHAQWFSPNSWLIALTAAMISGVTVTITMTPFDVISTRLYNQPVDELRRGRHYSGFTDCFLKVVRAEGLFGLYKGIGPVFLRLGPHTTLSMLFWDMMRHSTYPVNLSMGRS; translated from the exons ATGACCAGCACTCCGCTCATGAAGTACTCCCCCAAAGACTCTGCCTTCATGGCCCCCCCAGGTGTATCCGGGGTACTGTTGACCTCCTCACCCACGCCTCCGGCCGTCTGGCCCCCCTTGGACTTTGCCCTGGGTGCCTTGGCATGTTGCGGGGCGTGCGTTTTCACCAACCCCTTGGAGGTGGTGAAGACCCGCCTGCAGCTCCAGGGAGAGCTGCAGGCGTGGGGCTCCTACCAGAGACACTACCGCGGGGCCCTCCAGGCTTTGTGGATGGTGGCGCGCACGGACGGGATCCGGGGCCTACAGAAGGGGCTGTCGGTGGGCCTGATGTACCAGGGCCTCATGAACGGCGTGAGGCTGGGATCCTACTCGTACTGTGAGGCCTCAGGGTTCACCAGCGTCCATGGAGGGAGTCTGCTCTCAGGGGCCGCGGCTGGTGCACTGGGGGCCTTTATCGCCTCTCCTGCCTATCTG gTGAAAACTCATTTGCAAGCACAGACTGTCCAAACCATTGCAGTGGGCCACCAGCATAATCATCAA gGTGTATCCAGCGCCTTTGCAACTATTTATAGAAGGGAAGGTATCATTGGACTGTGGAGGGGAGTGAATGGGGCTGTACCAAGGGTCATGGTGGGTTCAGCTGctcaactagcaaccttcagctCTGCGAAAGAATGGGTGTCACATGCCCAG TGGTTTAGTCCCAACAGCTGGCTGATTGCTTTGACAGCCGCCATGATCAGTGGCGTCACCGTGACGATCACCATGACGCCCTTTGATGTCATCAGCACGCGGCTCTACAACCAACCAGTGGACGAGCTTCGTAGG GGTCGGCACTACAGCGGCTTTACTGACTGTTTCCTGAAGGTGGTGAGGGCCGAGGGCCTGTTTGGCTTGTATAAAGGCATAGGGCCTGTTTTCCTTCGATTGGGCCCTCACACGACACTGAGCATGCTGTTCTGGGATATGATGAGGCACTCAACCTACCCGGTCAACCTATCCATGGGAAGAAGCTAA
- the fbxo42 gene encoding F-box only protein 42, producing MSRTSETEDGYFVAMDTEEDGEEPVVKAGEVDQKMGSSNHEIDPECGAKGRRTMSELPEEVLEYILSFLSPYQEHKTAALVCKQWYRLIKGVAHQCYHGFLRAIQEGNIQWESRTYPYPGTPITQRFSHSACYYDSNQSMYVFGGCTQSSCNAAFNDLWRLDLNSKEWIRPLASGSYPSPKAGATLVMHKDLLVLFGGWTRPSPYPLHQPERFFDEIHTYSPSKNWWNCIVTTHGPPPMAGHSSSVIGNTMVVFGGSLGARQMSNEVWVLDLEQWSWSKPAISGPCPHPRGGQSQIVIDKETLLILGGCGGPNALLKDAWLLHMGVSPWTWQQLQVENDDHGAPELWCHPACRVGQCVVVFSQAPSGRAPLSPSLNSRPSPISATPGPLGNEPPSLRSHSPVRSGAAGLVLGTIEEAPCVNGRWGTLRPRPSGRGSTRDGSPSSSQQPSPSQVPDSPPLPPLLNGSSSARTSPGQAASPPLHPHLPAASDYGWESPPSAAPPPEGASTNGVHTPPSGSPCTPPGAVSPAALRRGLEAVKNLSPSSSPLLQAGGVNGGGATAPPSGTTPPPSSSSSPPQVAGADGHAIPPIARRLGHHPPQSLNVGKPLYQSLNCKPMQMYVLDVSRAKPVAVVSWRVYGSGSPAAVTGPPETSLHTVVQGRGELIIFGGLMDKKQNVKYYPKTNALYFVRAKR from the exons ATGTCCCGCACCTCTGAAACTGAGGATGGATACTTTGTTGCCATGGATACCgaggaagatggagaggagCCAGTTGTGAAAGCGGGAGAAGTAGATCAAAAGATGGGGTCCAGCAATCACGAGATCGACCCAGAATGTGGTGCCAAAGGGAGGAGAACAATGTCGGAACTACCAGAGGAGGTTCTAGAGTACATCCTGTCCTTCCTCTCACCGTACCAGGAGCACAAGACTGCTGCGCTGGTTTGCAAGCAATGGTATCGCCTCATCAAAG GCGTTGCTCATCAATGTTACCATGGTTTCCTGAGGGCAATTCAGGAGGGTAACATTCAGTGGGAAAGTCGTACATACCCATATCCTGGAACACCTATCACTCAACGTTTCTCACACA GCGCATGTTATTATGACTCCAACCAGTCCATGTATGTGTTTGGGGGTTGCACACAGAGTAGCTGCAATGCTGCCTTCAATGATCTGTGGAGACTTGACCTCAACAGCAAAGAGTGGATTCGTCCTTTAGCCTCAG GCTCATACCCATCTCCAAAGGCGGGAGCCACCCTAGTGATGCACAAAGACCTTCTAGTGCTATTCGGTGGCTGGACCCGCCCCAGTCCTTACCCGCTCCATCAGCCAGAGAGGTTCTTTGATGAAATCCACACCTACTCGCCCTCTAAAAACTG GTGGAATTGCATAGTGACGACCCACGGCCCCCCACCAATGGCTGGACACTCCTCCTCTGTGATCGGCAACACCATGGTGGTGTTTGGGGGCTCGCTAGGAGCACGGCAAAT GAGTAACGAAGTGTGGGTGTTGGATTTGGAGCAGTGGTCCTGGTCCAAGCCGGCCATATCTGGACCCTGCCCGCATCCCAGAGGAGGCCAGTCTCAA ATTGTCATCGACAAGGAAACTCTGCTCATCCTGGGGGGCTGCGGTGGCCCAAACGCG CTCCTGAAGGACGCCTGGCTCCTCCACATGGGGGTGTCTCCGTGGACctggcagcagctgcaggtggAGAACGACGACCACGGCGCTCCAGAGCTGTGGTGTCACCCAGCCTGCAGG GTGGgccagtgtgtggtggtcttCTCCCAGGCGCCGTCTGGCCGGGCCCCCCTCAGCCCCAGCCTCAACTCCCGGCCCTCCCCCATAAGTGCCACGCCGGGCCCCCTGGGCAACGAGCCCCCCTCCCTACGCTCCCACTCCCCGGTGCGCAGCGGGGCCGCCGGCCTGGTCCTGGGCACCATCGAGGAGGCCCCCTGCGTCAATGGGCGCTGGGGGACCCTGAGGCCCCGGCCCTCAGGCCGCGGCAGCACCAGAGACGGGAGCCCGTCCTCCTCCCAGCAGCCTTCCCCGTCGCAGGTGCCCGAcagcccccccctgcccccgctGCTGAacggctcctcctccgcccgcACCAGCCCGGGCCAGGCCGCCTCCCCGCCGCTCCACCCCCACCTGCCCGCCGCATCGGACTATGGCTGGGAGTCCCCCCCCTCCGCCGCGCCCCCCCCAGAGGGGGCCAGCACCAACGGGGTGCACACCCCCCCCAGCGGGTCCCCGTGCACCCCCCCCGGGGCCGTGTCCCCCGCCGCCTTACGACGGGGCCTGGAGGCCGTGAAGAACCTGTCCCCCTCCTCGTCGCCCCTCCTCCAGGCGGGGGGGGTcaacgggggcggggccacggcGCCCCCCTCCGGCACGACGCCGCCGCCGTCATCGTCCTCCAGTCCCCCGCAGgtcgccggggccgacggacaCGCCATCCCGCCGATCGCGCGCCGCCTGGGCCACCACCCGCCCCAGAGCCTGAACGTGGGCAAGCCGCTGTACCAGTCGCTCAACTGCAAGCCCATGCAGATGTACGTCCTGGACGTGTCGCGGGCCAAGCCGGTGGCGGTGGTGTCCTGGAGGGTGTACGGCAGCGGGAGCCCCGCGGCGGTCACCGGCCCGCCCGAGACCAGCCTGCACACGGTGGTCCAGGGCCGGGGGGAGCTCATTATCTTCGGTGGGCTGATGGACAAGAAGCAGAACGTGAAGTACTACCCGAAAACCAACGCCTTGTACTTTGTGCGCGCTAAAAGGTAG
- the necap2 gene encoding adaptin ear-binding coat-associated protein 2 → MAEDSGYESVICVKPEVHVYRIPPRASNRGYRAADWKLDEPAWTGRMKIISKGKVAFIKLEDKNSGELFAQAQMDQYPGCVVEAVTDSSRYFVMQIQDDNGRHAFIGLGFSDRGDSFDFNVALQDHFKWVKQESELAKQEANQSVAPPLDLGFKDGQTIKISIGNVKTKAGGGKSRAMPGGLLPPPPGGAKIGSPQSPPLTPPNTVMPSLLDLGPGAPAAQPTPDIWGDFTSAPAGSSPSNDTQQSGWVQF, encoded by the exons ATGGCAGAAGACAGCGGTTATGAATCTGTCATCTGTGTAAAGCCAGAAGTGCACGTATACCGCATTCCGCCCCGTGCCTCTAACCGCGGATATCG GGCGGCAGACTGGAAGCTAGACGAGCCAGCATGGACTGGCAGGATGAAAATAATCTCAAAGGGCAAGGTGGCGTTCATCAAGTTGGAAGACAAAAACTCAG GAGAGCTCTTTGCCCAAGCCCAAATGGACCAGTACCCAGGATGTGTTGTGGAAGCCGTCACAGACTCCAGCAGATATTTTGTGATGCAGATACAGGATGACAACG GACGCCACGCATTCATCGGTCTGGGGTTTTCTGACCGTGGAGACTCCTTTGATTTCAATGTGGCCTTACAGGACCATTTCAA ATGGGTAAAACAGGAGAGTGAGCTCGCAAAACAAGAAGCAAACCAGAGTGTGGCCCCCCCGCTGGACCTTGGCTTCAAAGACGGGCAGACCATTAAGATCAGCATCGGG AACGTCAAAACGAAGGCGGGCGGGGGCAAATCACGAGCCATGCCAGGGGGCCTCCTGCCCCCTCCACCGGGAGGGGCCAAGATCGGGTCTCCGCAGAGCCCCCCGCTCACGCCCCCCAACACCGTGATGC CCTCCCTGTTGGAcctcggccccggggcccccgcgGCCCAGCCCACGCCGGACATCTGGGGAGACTTCACATCGGCGCCGGCAGGCTCCAG CCCCAGTAACGATACACAACAATCTGGATGGGTGCAGTTTTAA
- the LOC130402155 gene encoding transmembrane protein 82-like, producing MMFSPFSLFVSAFEWLPFHSISIDSFIQGVVGACGITVLCNVMRVYFFLQACSDSDGGKDKTQKSSSGGRPLLEQWRTAIHYWCLAALLSQVGPRVSSLIILEFCLRAASAGITAGQDSSSRGPQLLLVQCQFSLGCCLTATLGFLQQGAVNSTLGLLLAAGLSWALARICQSLWKHVEKLYPLHSKERYCGKCISLLTSGHSILASLQRGVILAFAVASFAAISTVYDQFLSLTGALKLWTPLTLCYAMLVAYIQGDEERQRHSGLEVLLRSVVLRLGSLTVLMMTVGHWSDMLQVLIAFLGEAVCLLSSQDLIAALLKEEEDDDKDIRPRNYNSRSTSSAKGRAPKIPSDGS from the exons ATGATGTTTTCCCCTTTCTCCCTATTTGTGAGCGCTTTTGAATGGTTGCCTTTTCATTCAATTTCAATCGATTCTTTCATCCAAG GTGTGGTGGGCGCATGTGGAATCACAGTCCTCTGTAATGTGATGAGAGTGTACTTCTTCCTTCAAGCATGCAG TGATTCAGATGGGGGAAAAGATAAGACACAGAAGTCTTCCTCTGGAGGCAGACCTCTGCTGGAACAGTGGAGGACAGCGATACATTACTGGTGCCTGGCCGCCCTGCTGTCCCAGGTGGGCCCGCGTGTCTCCTCGCTGATAATCCTGGAGTTCTGTCTCCGGGCAGCGTCGGCAGGGATCACCGCAGGACAG GACAGCTCCAGCAGAGGACCCCAGCTGCTCTTGGTGCAGTGTCAGTTCTCCCTGGGCTGCTGCCTCACCGCCACTCTCGGCTttctccagcagggggcggtaaACAGCACTTTAGGCCTACTGCTGGCGGCAGGCCTCAGCTGGGCACTGGCCAGGATCTGCCAAAGTTTGTGGAAGCATGTTGAGAAACTGTACCCGCTGCACAGCAAAGAACGCTACTGTGGCAAATGCATTAGCCTCCTCACCTCTGGACACTCCATTCTAGCCTCTCTGCAGAGGGGCGTCATCCTGGCCTTCGCCGTAGCGTCTTTCGCCGCCATATCCACCGTGTATGACCAATTTCTGTCTCTAACGGGTGCTCTGAAGTTGTGGACACCTCTGActctatgctatgctatgctggTGGCGTACATCCAAGGTGATG AGGAACGCCAGCGCCACTCCGGACTGGAAGTTCTGCTGCGCTCGGTGGTCCTGCGCCTGGGATCCCTGACCGTGCTCATGATGACCGTGGGCCACTGGTCCGACATGCTCCAGGTCCTCATCGCGTTCCTCGGGGAAGCCGTGTGTCTGCTGTCCTCCCAGGACCTCATCGCGGCTCTGTTAAAG GAGGAAGAAGACGACGACAAAGACATTCGTCCACGAAACTATAACTCCAGATCCACAAGCTCAGCAAAGGGCAGAGCACCCAAGATACCATCAGACGGCTCTTAG
- the fblim1 gene encoding filamin-binding LIM protein 1 isoform X2: MASATQPKRMVSSVFITLAPPYRATLTKPQHTLQTHRAPAWDQQQAAVRVEPRGGDGFRPAGQRHRKDSSPSELRPSGGTAPAATCGSDPTGPTDPHVRPAGLHKDSLPEVHIPVPPPALLYPKPSEDDDVYLAGLASHQEGFSPQPSTPAHPLSQISQKRTPSSGDDSGQQSHRTPPIEVDGILESNELCGFCRKTVALAEPAIEALNRTYHDSCFQCRQCQTPLAGKLYYNKAGIPLCEECYQASLELCWACGDTIKDLVIRALERTYHPACFTCATCYQQIGEQRFAQGEVGEVYCIQDYYRKYAPQCNACKQLIIPKEDGTDSYTVECQGNSFHEDCYRCEICAIQLSPDPNEHGCHPLDGRMLCKDCHLSLVSA, encoded by the exons ATGGCGTCGGCAACCCAACCAAAGAGAATGGTGTCTTCTGTCTTCATCACCCTGGCTCCTCCGTACAGAGCCACGCTGACCAAGCCCCAGCACACTCTGCAGACCCACCGGGCCCCGGCCTGGGACCAGCAGCAGGCCGCCGTGCGCGTGGAGCCCCGCGGCGGTGACGGCTTCCGACCGGCCGGCCAAAGACACCGGAAAGACAGCAGCCCGTCTGAGCTCAGGCCCAGCGGGGGTACGGCGCCTGCAGCGACCTGCGGGTCGGACCCCACTGGTCCCACTGACCCACACGTTAGACCAGCAGGGCTGCACAAGGACAGCCTGCCGGAAG TGCACATTCCCGTACCCCCTCCTGCACTGCTGTATCCAAAGCCCTCTGAAGATGATGATGTGTACCTCGCTGGGCTTGCATCTCACCAAGAGGGGTTCTCCCCTCAGCCCTCAACACCCGCTCACCCACTAAGTCAGATAAGTCAG AAAAGGACCCCATCTAGTGGAGACGATTCAGGCCAACAGTCCCATCGGACCCCACCCATTGAGGTGGACGGCATTCTGGAGAGTAACG AGCTGTGCGGATTCTGTAGGAAGACAGTGGCTCTCGCTGAACCTGCCATAGAGGCTTTAAACAGGACCTACCACGACAGTTGTTTCCAATGTAGACAGTGTCAGACCCCACTGGCAGGTAAACTGTACTACAACAAAGCTGGAATCCCACTGTGTGAGGAATGCTACCAG GCCAGTTTGGAGCTTTGCTGGGCATGTGGTGACACAATCAAAGACCTTGTGATTCGTGCACTGGAGCGTACGTACCATCCTGCATGCTTCACATGTGCAACATGTTATCAGCAAATTGGAGAGCAAAGATTTGCTCAGGGAGAGGTTGGCGAAGTCTACTGCATACAGGACTACTACAG AAAATACGCCCCCCAGTGTAATGCCTGTAAGCAGCTGATCATTCCCAAAGAAGACGGCACCGATAGCTACACTGTAGAATGCCAGGGCAACTCTTTCCATGAGGACTGCTACCGTTGTGAG ATCTGTGCCATCCAGCTCTCTCCTGATCCGAATGAACATGGATGCCATCCCTTGGATGGGAGGATGCTTTGCAAAGACTGTCATCTGAGCCTGGTTTCTGCCTAG
- the fblim1 gene encoding filamin-binding LIM protein 1 isoform X1: MASATQPKRMVSSVFITLAPPYRATLTKPQHTLQTHRAPAWDQQQAAVRVEPRGGDGFRPAGQRHRKDSSPSELRPSGGTAPAATCGSDPTGPTDPHVRPAGLHKDSLPEVHIPVPPPALLYPKPSEDDDVYLAGLASHQEGFSPQPSTPAHPLSQISQQQKRTPSSGDDSGQQSHRTPPIEVDGILESNELCGFCRKTVALAEPAIEALNRTYHDSCFQCRQCQTPLAGKLYYNKAGIPLCEECYQASLELCWACGDTIKDLVIRALERTYHPACFTCATCYQQIGEQRFAQGEVGEVYCIQDYYRKYAPQCNACKQLIIPKEDGTDSYTVECQGNSFHEDCYRCEICAIQLSPDPNEHGCHPLDGRMLCKDCHLSLVSA, encoded by the exons ATGGCGTCGGCAACCCAACCAAAGAGAATGGTGTCTTCTGTCTTCATCACCCTGGCTCCTCCGTACAGAGCCACGCTGACCAAGCCCCAGCACACTCTGCAGACCCACCGGGCCCCGGCCTGGGACCAGCAGCAGGCCGCCGTGCGCGTGGAGCCCCGCGGCGGTGACGGCTTCCGACCGGCCGGCCAAAGACACCGGAAAGACAGCAGCCCGTCTGAGCTCAGGCCCAGCGGGGGTACGGCGCCTGCAGCGACCTGCGGGTCGGACCCCACTGGTCCCACTGACCCACACGTTAGACCAGCAGGGCTGCACAAGGACAGCCTGCCGGAAG TGCACATTCCCGTACCCCCTCCTGCACTGCTGTATCCAAAGCCCTCTGAAGATGATGATGTGTACCTCGCTGGGCTTGCATCTCACCAAGAGGGGTTCTCCCCTCAGCCCTCAACACCCGCTCACCCACTAAGTCAGATAAGTCAG CAACAGAAAAGGACCCCATCTAGTGGAGACGATTCAGGCCAACAGTCCCATCGGACCCCACCCATTGAGGTGGACGGCATTCTGGAGAGTAACG AGCTGTGCGGATTCTGTAGGAAGACAGTGGCTCTCGCTGAACCTGCCATAGAGGCTTTAAACAGGACCTACCACGACAGTTGTTTCCAATGTAGACAGTGTCAGACCCCACTGGCAGGTAAACTGTACTACAACAAAGCTGGAATCCCACTGTGTGAGGAATGCTACCAG GCCAGTTTGGAGCTTTGCTGGGCATGTGGTGACACAATCAAAGACCTTGTGATTCGTGCACTGGAGCGTACGTACCATCCTGCATGCTTCACATGTGCAACATGTTATCAGCAAATTGGAGAGCAAAGATTTGCTCAGGGAGAGGTTGGCGAAGTCTACTGCATACAGGACTACTACAG AAAATACGCCCCCCAGTGTAATGCCTGTAAGCAGCTGATCATTCCCAAAGAAGACGGCACCGATAGCTACACTGTAGAATGCCAGGGCAACTCTTTCCATGAGGACTGCTACCGTTGTGAG ATCTGTGCCATCCAGCTCTCTCCTGATCCGAATGAACATGGATGCCATCCCTTGGATGGGAGGATGCTTTGCAAAGACTGTCATCTGAGCCTGGTTTCTGCCTAG